AATCCCAATCATGGCGACCACAATAATAAACAGAATCACGAGAAAAATCACTTTTTTCTCAAGCGCCATGGCACTGAGCAGACTCTTGTTGCTGTCCATCCAGGTGCGCAGATAAAGGGTCGGAAAAGCCTCTTGAATTTGAGAGGAGATCGCGTGCACCCCAAAGACATCCTTGACCTTGACCGCAATTTCACTGGCCACATCTTCGGTCTGATAGAGCACCTGTATTTGTTCAAGCGGCATCAGCACAATCCGCACATCCAGCTCATACAACCCCGAATGAAAGACGCCGGTCACCGTAAAAACAGAGGTTCCCTGGGCGGTGATCAGCTCAACCGTATCCCCGATAAACAGCTGAAGTTTTTTCGCCAGCTCCGACCCCACCACCAGACTGGCCTTACCAGGAACCTGCCATTTGCCTTTGGTTAAATAGGTTTTCAGGCTTTTTGCAGCATCTTGAGCGCTCACCCCATAGACCAAGGTGCCTGTGGTATGCAGCGGGTTGCGAATCAAGGCCTGCTGTTTTTGTAAGGGATAGGCGCTGATCACCCCTGGATAACGCAAAATTTGACTTTGCAGGGTTTTGTATTTTGAAAGATAATCCTCAAGGCCCGGTTTCACGCTGATATGCGGGGTCGTACCTAAAATTTTCTCCACCATATCCGATTCAAAGCCGTTGGTCAGCGAAAGCGCGGTGGTCAGAATCATCACCCCCACAGCCACACTCAGAACCGAGACCAAAGTCTGCTTCCAACGGGTGCGCAAATGTTTCAGGGCGATAAAAAGCGTCGGGTGAATGGGAAAACTCCTTCAGTGGCTGTATTCCAAGGGTATCAGCAAACTGTTCTGACTGACCAGTTTGAGGGCATGGGTTTGCTCCAATTCTGGCAAAACTTTCTGAATTTCAGCGGAAGTCAAACGAATCAGCAAATGCGCACTGAGTTCCGCAGCCAAGGCATTGGGGCGGGTAATACTGAGTGCCAGCCCCTGTTCAGTTGGCTGGCCGGTACGGGCATCCAACAGATCATGGTAGTTTAAGCCCCCATAGGTAAAGGTATTGCTCAAAACACTGATCCGCGCCAAGGCCTGATCCTTGACATAGAGATACGAGAAAACGCGTCCCGGCATTTGCGGGTGGGGCATGGCCACCTTCCAGGCCTGAGCCCCGGGTGGAACCCCCTGATAATAGCCCACCTCGCGTGTACTGAGAGCCGCCACCAAACCCGATTTTTTCAAAAGCGGAACAGCCCGATCAATCAAAAACCCCTGCAAACCGGGTCTGAGATTGAGGCGAAGATTTTTTTTTGAAATCTGCAAACGAAAAGGGGACTCCATCAACTTCAGCGCAGAGGCATCCAAAAGCGGTTTTATTTTTTCCCAATCAGCCGTTCCCGGCAAATGATAATTAAAAGACCCTGGCACAAATCCCCAAAGCGCATAAAGAGGTTGAGAAGTAGGGTCTAAGGCTCCCTGGCTCAAACGGTGGTAGTTCAAAAGCGCTTTTAAAAAATTGAAGAGGGGCTCAGAAACCACCACAGGCTCAAGTTGGGCTGCTTTTTCAAGTTTTTCAAGGGCAGGCTCAGCAAGAAGCGGCACCTGAAGTTTGAGTTCCTGCCAGATATCTGTCGCCAGTTTCTGAGCCGCACCCGCTTGGGCACTGTAAACCTCAAGCTGAAAAGCAGCGTCTAGAACCTGTTCGTGAAAGACAAAGCGTTTGACTGGATCGCCGCTGGGCACAGGGGCTTGCGCCCAGACAGGCAAGAAAAAGATCAGACCCAAACCCCAGAAAAAAAGCAGGGCTTTGTTCACACTCAAATTTCCGCGAAGGGATCAGCCATGCGCGCAACAAAGCGGCGGGCAATCAACTGGGGGCGCGTAATCGCCGAACCAACAACCACGGCATAAGCCCCCAATTCCTGCGCCACCATCGCCTGTTCCGGCGTCCAGATTCTGCCCTCCATGATCACGGGCAGTGAAACAGCTTGTTTCAAAGCCTGTAAAAGTTGAAAATCAGGCTCCTTCTGTTGGCGGCTATACGGGGTATAACCTGACAAAGTGGTGCTGATACAGTCGAAACCCAAACGTTCAGCTTCTTTGCCCTCTTCCAGCGTGGAAATATCTGCCATCAGGCACACGTCTTTCACTTTCAAGGCTGTGACGATCTGTGCCAGAGATTCTCCACCCGGTCGGGGACGCGAGGTGGCATCCAGGGCCAGAATATCCGCTCCGGCAGCCAGAATTTCTTCAGCATCTGCCAAAGTGGGGGTAATATAGACTTCACTCTTGGGATAGGTTCGCTTCCAAAGCCCAATCACGGGAGCCTCGACCTGCATGCGCACATGCCGGATCGTCTCGGGCCCATTCAGGCGCAGACCCTTGGCCCCACCAAGAAGAGCAGCCTGGGCCATGCCCGTAACAAAACGGTGATTATAAAAAGCCTCATCAGCCTCTGGCTGACAAGAAACGATCAGAGCGTGGTGTAAAGTTTCAAGATTAAACAAATATTAACCTCAATTAATACATATCTTTAATTTGATCCGACAAGTCTGAACGACAGCGTCGCTATATAGATACTAGCAGTTTATACGGTATTTGAATCTAAAGTAGAGGGCAAAGAAAAATGAAAGTCAATCAGATTAAAAAACTCAGCAAGCCCCTGTTGGTTGGGCTGATCGGCAGCACCCTGCTGCTGGCGACTGGCTGTGGCAAGCGTACCCCGCTCGTCAGCGATGTCGCCAGTTCAGAACCTGCCGCAGGTGTTCCTGGCGTAGATCCCAATTTGGGTTCTGGCATTGGCGCTCCCGCACCCTATCCCGGAGACAGCAACAGTGATGGCTATTCTGATTTGCCCCAGCAGCCCACTGATATTCCTGAGCCCCTGCCTGCTCCTACTACCCCCGTACAACCCGGCGCACCGATCACAATGCGTGCCGTTGCAAATACCACTGCTTTTGCTCTGCCCCAATTCAGCAACCTCTTCCGTATCAACGGTGTCTATGTCTATATCCACCTGACCTGGCAGCCTGTGACCAACGCTGCTGAATACTGGCTCTATAAAGGCCGTATCCCCGAATTCAACGAAGCCCGTCGTGAAACCGCTTACGCGATTGTTCCCGCTGGTTTTGCCCGTGCAGGTTTTAAGGATGGCCTTGAAGCCCCCAACCTGAACGGTGGCAGCCTGCTCGACAAACTTCAGCGCGGTTTCAATATGATTACCAATCGTCCTGGCGTTCAGTACGATTACAAGGTCATCGCAGTAGACGCCAATGGCATTCCGATGTCTGAATCCCCCATGGTTCAGAGCGTCCCCCTGGCGCCGATCAGCTCTCCCAAGCTGGATCCCGCCGCTGATACCAATACCCGCAACCCCCTCTTCACCTGGAGAGATGGTCAAGAAGGCACCAAGCCCGATGGTTACTACACCATGGTTTTCCCCTCCGTGCAGTTTACCAATGGCACCTTGCCTCCTACCTCTATCGCCTACTGGAGCGTTTTCCGCCCCGCTGGCACCAACGTGGTTCGCTATGGCGATGACAGTTCCAATCTGACCTCTTATAGTGGCACCTTGCCCTTTGACATCACCTTCACCCTGGGTGCGGGCAAGAATTATTCCTGGACTGTGGTAGGTGTCAAAACCGATACCGGCGATATGAAAACCGCCAGTGCCATTTCACGTAGTTGGAGCGGCTTTGGTAACTTCCAAATTGCAGCAAATGCTGCTCCTCCTGTGGTCACTGCCAACAGCGTCCGCCGTCGGCAACAACAGGGTGGCGTGAGCAGCTTCGCAGCTCCCCGTTATGGACAGGCTCCTGTGGGCCAGACCACCTATGGTCAAGGTTATCCTCAGCAGACAGGTTACCCCCAACAGTATCCTCAACAACAGGCTCCGCGTGCTCCCCAGCCGCAGATCCCCACCAATGCACCCCGCTTCTAGTTTGAGTTACAATAAAAAGTAATCAAACCCAATTTGGAGGCGCCATGCAAGTCAAACGACTGATTCATCTGCTCACTGCAGTTTGGATCAGTCTTGTCTTTTTGCTCGCCTGCCGCCCCAGCAATCTGGTGGATGGGGGCATTCTTGGCCCCGGCATTCCTGTTTCGCTCACCATTCAAGTCGTCGATGCCCTGACCCTACAACCCATCAGTGGGGCCCGCATCACCCTCAAAAAAGATGGGCAGAATATTGCGCCCGATCAGGCCTCTGATGGTTCTGGGGCCGCCGTATTTACCAATGTGCCCTCGGGTGATGGCTATAAAGCCTTTGCAGGCAGTGTCAGGGGCTATACCCCAGCCGCCTCCCCCGCAATCAAACTCACCCAAAATGACAGTGTACAAATTGCCATGTCACCGAGTGTCAATTCCGGCGCCGGTCTGGTAGCGGGCTCGGTCAAAGATGCAAGTACCCAGGCCCCGCTGGCAGGGGTTTCTGTCAATCTGGTGCCCATGGCGGGTCTGGCCAGCTACCGTGCCCCCACCCCAAGAGCGGGCGTGCAGCAAATGTCAGTGCCGCGTTATCCCCCCTACCGAATTCAACAGGTTCCACCAGTGCCCGGTGGCAGTGTGGTTCAAACCGACGCCTCCGGCCAATTTACCTTCAACAGTGTTCCCGGTGGCGCTTACCAGGCTGTTTTTCAAATGCCTGGCTATAAACAGATGACCCGTGACAATATCGTGGTCACCCCCGGTGAAAGCACCACGATTGAAACCGTCTTCATGAAATCAGGCTCAGGCACGGGCAACAGTGCCGGCAATATCCTGGTCGTCGAATCAGGTCGCGTGGTGCAAATGAATGCCCAAAACCAGATTATCTGGCGTTTTGCCACGCCCAATCCCTCTTCGGCCACCCGTCTGCCCGATGGCAATACCCTGGTCGCCGATGAAAGCGCCAGCCAAGTCTGGTCGATTGGCCCCGATGGCAGCATCCTTTGGAAAATGGGCAGCACCTTGGGCCTGATCAATACCCTCTCTGGGCCGGGCTGGGTTTCAGCGGCCAAAGACGGATTGTCTTTTCTGATCACAGATACCGGCAATAACCGCATCCTTGAAATTCAAAACGGTCAAATTGTCTGGGAATTCAAACAAACCCTCTTGCGTCCCCGTTCAGCCACCTATATTCCCAATGGCAATATTCTGATCGCTGACACAGGCAGCCGAAGAGTGATTGAAGTAACCCGCAATGGACAGGTAGTCTGGAGCTTTTTAACCGATATGTCGGCCCCTGTGCACGCTGTTCGTTTGGAAGACGGCAATACCCTGATCACCGATGCGGGCTATAACCGCGTGATCATGATCAACGCGGCCGGACAATCCGTTTGGTATTTTGATGGTTCAGCCGATCCAGCCGGCCCACTCAACCGCCCCCGCAGTGCCATGGCCTCTGCTACCGGTACCTTCTTGATTTCAGATACCGGCAATAACCGCATTCTTGAGGTCAATCGGCAGCGTCAGGTGGTCAATGCCCTTTCCAATTTTGCGCACCCTCAGGTCATTGAACGGCTTTAAAATCAAGCCGGGACAGGCACTTCTCCCTTAAGCCATTGGCGAAAAAGACGTGCATTTTCAAGGGTCAAAGGATAATCTTCCTGCGGTTCAATCCAAAAAGAACAGACCTCGGAGATCAATTCATCTTCCCATTCAAAGATCTCTGAGCGGGTCAAGGTTTCAGCGATCAGTCTGAGATCTTCAGGGGGCATAATTTCATTCAAAACAGAATCACAAACCCGTACCAGATCAAAGGGTTCTAAAATATACACAGTGTTCATATCGCGAAAGGTATAGTGAAACGACTCGTCTTCATCCTGTTCGCGTGCCAGTTGCAGAACATCCTGCAAGTCCTGGGCATCAATTTCTTCCAGAAAAAATTGGTGTAATGCGTTTTCTAACATCTCATTGTCTCTTCTTTAGTATCATCAATCCGCAACAAGCGGTAGGCAGCATAAATCATAAAAGGGGGGAACCAGGTGGCAGGTGTTCAGCACAAAGCTTGCTGCACGCTCTCCCTACAAGAGCGACCTGCTTACGTGGATTTCAAAATTGAATCTTTTTTAAATAAACTGTGTTCAGCAGGGGCTTGTCAAGCATTTTAGGCTCAAGAATCAGGGCTCCGGCTTGAATCCGAAAAGGAGAAGCCAAAAAAGAATCTGAAAAAACACGCCAGGTATCCAAGCCGGCGGGCAAAACGGGCTTGAGTTGAGCAGCACGCAGGGCAAGAAAACCAAGTCCCCAGGCACTTTCAAAAACACTGCTGAGGGTGAGGGTTCTGTTTCTGGCACGGGCCGCCTGAATCCAAGTCTCTGTCTGAGCAGCCCCCAAGAGCATGGGCTTGAGAACGATTCCAGCAAGCGTATGCCAAGGCAAATGCTCGGGCTGAAAGGCCATCAGACTCTCATCCAGCACCAGTGACCAAGCCGTCTCTTGGGCCAATACCGACAGATCAGCCAGATCACGGAGAGGCTCTTCTATATAGGCAAAGGGTAGATCCTGCCAAGCTTGGGCACGGGCCAAGGCTTCAGGTAAATTCCAGCTGCGGTTGGCATCCAAGCGCAGCTGAATATCTGAAGCTGTGGCATCAAAAATCGCGTGAACTCGCCGGGTATCCTGAAGCAAATCCAAAAATCCCACTTTGAGTTTAAAACACCGGTAGCCCTGGGCATAATAAGCCGCACTCTCTTGTGCCAGGGTCAGGGGATCCGCTGCTGTTAAAAGTGCATTCAAAGGAATCTCTACGCTGTGAAGCTCCCTGCGAAAAACATCGTCCTGGGCCATTTTCAGCCCCCAGGCCAAAGCGGGGAAGCGCTCTGCGCTTGAAGGACGGAGATCCTGAGCATTCTGAACCAGCCAGGTCTGAGCCTCCTGAAGTGAATCCGTGCTTAAACCTGGAAAAGGGGCAACTTCACCCCACCCACGCGAACCATCGCTGCGCCTAATCTCAAAGAACAAACCCTGACGCGCTTCTAAAAGCCCATATTTCATTTCTAGAGGAACCCGCAAGGGCAGATGGTATGACCAGAGTTTTTTTAATTGCATTGTACAAACAAACAGGGTGGGCCCTTGAACCCACCCTGTTGAGTTTTCACCTTATCAGTTTAGGGACAGGTCCCGATCAGGCCTGTGGCAGAAGCGCCACCCTGAGACTTGGACCATTGAGCCGTATTGGAAAGGCCAGTACTGTCACCATAGACCGTGTACATGCGTCCATCCAGCGTACCCGCAAAGATCGTACCATCACTGCCAATCGTAATACTGCTGCGAATCGGTCCGCCTAAATTTTTGACAAAGCGTTGAGAAAGAGGAGAGGTCGCATTGGTTCCATTGATAGAATACAGCAACCCACCTTCGGTACCGACATAGATAATGTCTTTTCCGTCAGCCCCTTTGCCAATCGCAGGGGCAGAAAACTCAACCACATTGCCCAAACCAAACTCCAGAATCACTCCTGAATTGGTACCATTATAAGAGGTAGGAATGGCTTTTAAAATCCCATTTTCAGAGGCCGTATAGACGGTTCCATCCGAGCCAATCACGGGATTTGCATCTCCCTCACCGACAAAAGCACGCCAGACTTCAGCTCCAGTAGTCGGGTTGACCTTGAACAGGGTTCCCGTTTCATTCATGACATAAATCATGCCCTGATTATCAACTGCCAGCGGGGAGTTGAGGGCCATGTCCAAAGCTGTGGCATTCACATTGCACCCCCCTGAAGTACAGACTTGAGTGGGCGTGAAGGTCGTGACAGCGCCGCCCGTTAAACTGGTAATTTTCAAACCATTTTGTGAACCCGAAATCACCCGGTTATTGGTTTGATCCACCAAAGGAGAAGCGTAGCGAGATGTTTGTGTTGCGGTTGTAGGAAAGCCAGTCGGCAAACCAATCGTCGGAATCAATTCGGTCATCGCACCCGTGGCTAAATTAACCTTGACCAAACGGCGATCGTTGGTTTGCATATAGACATTGCCCGAACAATCTATCGCAGGCGCACTGTATTCAAAATTTCCTCCCGCGGTTGCCACTGGAAAATTGAGATTCTTTTCAGCAAGAGCCAAAGGGTTTGAAATATCAATGGCATGAATCTTGCCCGCACTGTCGCCAAAATAGACCACATTGTTAAACAGAGCAGGAGGAGCAGTTACCGTTAAAGAACTCACCCCCAAACTCAATGAACTTTTCTGCACGCCATCAGGCCCAAACACATAAAATTTATTGCCCGCAGCAAAATAAGAATTG
The bacterium (Candidatus Blackallbacteria) CG13_big_fil_rev_8_21_14_2_50_49_14 DNA segment above includes these coding regions:
- a CDS encoding N-acetylmannosamine-6-phosphate 2-epimerase, with product MFNLETLHHALIVSCQPEADEAFYNHRFVTGMAQAALLGGAKGLRLNGPETIRHVRMQVEAPVIGLWKRTYPKSEVYITPTLADAEEILAAGADILALDATSRPRPGGESLAQIVTALKVKDVCLMADISTLEEGKEAERLGFDCISTTLSGYTPYSRQQKEPDFQLLQALKQAVSLPVIMEGRIWTPEQAMVAQELGAYAVVVGSAITRPQLIARRFVARMADPFAEI
- the menC gene encoding o-succinylbenzoate synthase, with the translated sequence MQLKKLWSYHLPLRVPLEMKYGLLEARQGLFFEIRRSDGSRGWGEVAPFPGLSTDSLQEAQTWLVQNAQDLRPSSAERFPALAWGLKMAQDDVFRRELHSVEIPLNALLTAADPLTLAQESAAYYAQGYRCFKLKVGFLDLLQDTRRVHAIFDATASDIQLRLDANRSWNLPEALARAQAWQDLPFAYIEEPLRDLADLSVLAQETAWSLVLDESLMAFQPEHLPWHTLAGIVLKPMLLGAAQTETWIQAARARNRTLTLSSVFESAWGLGFLALRAAQLKPVLPAGLDTWRVFSDSFLASPFRIQAGALILEPKMLDKPLLNTVYLKKIQF